One Setaria viridis chromosome 3, Setaria_viridis_v4.0, whole genome shotgun sequence DNA window includes the following coding sequences:
- the LOC117849017 gene encoding WRKY transcription factor 42: MDSDRRQGPRSLATCAPPPPSYTPPPSPDPSLRSPFLLPFTVVSIGAHTSTPSPSALVMESYLGKRKLNGNGAPGAEREPSVAPPAGFQAVVLGYHDAGEEAAAEARRVVGEMDFFKTEKRKEEAAGRSRSAAGAPGDLSINKDDLTINMGLHVGRRKSGSEDSIVDDGVSSNEVDHRETKAELALAKSEIGRLNEENKQLKNMLGRVTTSYNSLQVQVLTLMQQRNNHRSLGAPSHELNVDPENKDQDGSLLPRQFISLGTAALPDEPPLRSAGGECSASPSNTDAAMPTPPDYFPGKGNGVVLGSKDVMPLPTFDHHHRAQEREQGGSSPEDPPPPHHVSQGWLPSKVPKFLPAKGSEPVPEAATMRKARVSVRARSEAAMISDGCQWRKYGQKMAKGNPCPRAYYRCTMAAGCPVRKQVQRCAEDTTVVITTYEGSHNHPLPPAAMPMATTTAAAAAMLLSGSMPSADGSLMAGSNFLARAVLPCSSNVATISASAPFPTVTLDLTQPGPGAQSQQQPQQPARPDPAQLQAALAEAARPVALPQLFGQKLYDPSKHSAVQAAAAPDAGDTVSAAAVIASDPNFPAVLAAAIKSYIGGSSGGGGGGAGGSSGTVPPPPASGGGDSSRDDKIGE, encoded by the exons ATGGACTCAGATCGGCGACAGGGGCCGCGGAGCCTCGCCACGTGTGCGCCCCCACCGCCTTCTTATACGCCCCCGCCCTCCCCAGACCCCAGCCTTCGAtctcctttcctcctccccttcACCGTCGTCTCCATTGGCGCACACACGAGCACACCGTCGCCGTCCGCGTTGGTGATGGAGTCCTACCTGGGGAAGCGCAAGCTGAATGGCAATGGCGCGCCGGGCGCCGAGCGGGAGCCGTCCGTGGCGCCGCCGGCTGGGTTCCaggcggtggtgctggggtACCACGacgccggggaggaggcggccgcggaggcgcggcgggtGGTGGGCGAGATGGACTTCTTCAAGAcggagaagaggaaggaggaggcggccggccgctcgcgctccgccgccggcgcgccgggcgATCTCAGCATCAACAAGGACGACCTCACCATCAAC ATGGGCCTGCACGTCGGCAGGAGGAAGAGCGGGAGCGAGGATTCCATCGTCGACGACGGCGTGTCCTCCAACGAGGTAGATCACAGGGAAACCAAAGCTGAG CTGGCATTGGCCAAATCCGAGATTGGGCGCCTGAACGAAGAGAACAAGCAGCTCAAGAACATGCTTGGCCGGGTGACCACGAGCTACAACTCCCTCCAAGTGCAAGTCCTCACACTGATGCAGCAAAGGAATAACCACAGAAGCCTCGGCGCTCCAAGCCATGAG CTGAACGTTGATCCGGAGAACAAGGACCAGGACGGGAGCCTGCTCCCGCGGCAGTTCATCAGCCTCGGCACCGCGGCGTTGCCCGACGAGCCGCCGCTGCGCTCCGCGGGCGGCGAGTGCTCGGCGTCGCCCAGCAACACGGACGCGGCCATGCCGACGCCGCCGGACTACTTCCCTGGCAAGGGCAACGGTGTCGTGCTCGGTAGCAAGGACGTCATGCCGCTGCCGACGTTCGATCACCACCACCGCGCCCAGGAGCGGGAGCAGGGGGGCAGCAGCCCTGaggacccgccgccgccgcaccacgTGTCGCAGGGATGGCTCCCCAGCAAGGTTCCCAAGTTCCTGCCGGCCAAGGGCTCCGAGCCGGTCCCCGAGGCCGCCACCATGCGGAAGGCCCGCGTCTCCGTCCGAGCCCGCTCCGAGGCAGCCATG ATCAGTGACGGGTGCCAATGGAGGAAGTACGGGCAGAAGATGGCCAAGGGCAATCCGTGCCCCCGCGCGTACTACCGGTGCACGATGGCCGCCGGCTGCCCAGTCCGCAAGCAG GTCCAGAGATGCGCCGAGGACACGACGGTGGTGATCACGACGTACGAGGGGAGCCACAACCACCCGTTGCCGCCGGCCGCGATGCCGATGGCGacgaccacggcggcggcggcggccatgctgCTGTCGGGCTCGATGCCGAGCGCGGACGGCAGCCTGATGGCGGGGTCCAACTTCCTGGCGCGCGCCGTGCTGCCGTGCTCCTCCAACGTCGCCACCATCTCCGCGTCGGCGCCGTTCCCAACGGTGACGCTGGACCTCACGCAGCCGGGCCCGGGCGCGCagtcgcagcagcagccgcagcaacCGGCGCGCCCGGACCCCGCGCAGCTCCAGGCCGCGCTCGCTGAGGCCGCGCGGCCGGTGGCGCTGCCGCAGTTGTTCGGGCAGAAGCTGTACGACCCCTCCAAGCACTCCGCCGtgcaggccgcggcggcgccggacgcCGGCGACACCGTCAGCGCGGCGGCCGTGATCGCGTCGGACCCCAACTTCCCCGCGGTGCTCGCGGCCGCGATCAAGTCGTACATAGGCggtagcagcggcggcggcggaggcggcgccggcgggagcagcgggaccgtgccaccaccgccggctagcggcggcggcgacagtaGTAGAGACGACAAGATAGGGGAGTAG